In Bacillus rossius redtenbacheri isolate Brsri chromosome 15, Brsri_v3, whole genome shotgun sequence, one genomic interval encodes:
- the LOC134539520 gene encoding basic salivary proline-rich protein 3-like, whose translation MKNRTALTWLVVAATTAAAVAAEDWVWSSNGRDLGGATGRLDDRGSYRLEDTRRPSRLTDYDRRPPAPIYESNSGDSSAPPPRRPGYRPPGGGAVLTGPTPSWEHHEGGGRYRDYDHCKCAYAFNCASPGILFGSCDVDKQYCCNDEKHLRPGQGSRFDGREEGRPPRFDGREDGRPPRFDGREDGRPPRFDGREDGRPPRFDGREDGRPPRFDGRDEGRPPRFDRPVLVGPGGPAGVPGNYGGGYGGYRPQRGDGFYDSYSRSSSVDAKATKN comes from the exons GAACTGCGCTGACCTGGCTGGTGGTCGCCGCGACCACCGCCGCAGCAGTCGCCGCCGAGGACTGGGTGTGGTCCTCCAATGGCCGCGACCTGGGCGGGGCGACCGGGCGCCTCGACGACCGCGGGTCCTACCGCCTGGAAGACACCAGGCGACCGTCCAGGCTCACCGACTACGACAG GAGGCCGCCGGCGCCCATCTACGAGAGCAACAGCGGCGACAGCTCGGCGCCGCCCCCGAGGAGGCCAGGCTACCGGCCCCCGGGGGGCGGTGCCGTCCTGACGGGCCCCACCCCCAGCTGGGAGCACCACGAGGGCGGCGGCAGGTACCGCGACTACGACCACTGCAAGTGCGCCTACGCCTTCAACTGCGCCTCCCCGGGCATCCTCTTC GGCTCCTGTGATGTGGACAAGCAGTACTGCTGCAATGACGAGAAGCATTTGCGCCCCGGGCAGGGATCAAGGTTCGACGGTAGGGAGGAGGGGAGGCCCCCGCGATTCGACGGCAGGGAAGACGGGAGGCCCCCGCGGTTCGACGGTAGGGAAGACGGGAGGCCCCCGCGGTTCGACGGTAGGGAAGACGGGAGGCCCCCGCGGTTCGACGGTAGGGAAGATGGGAGGCCCCCGCGGTTCGACGGAAGGGATGAGGGGAGACCCCCGAGGTTCGACCGCCCCGTCCTTGTAGGTCCCGGTGGTCCGGCGGGAGTTCCCGGGAACTACGGCGGCGGCTACGGCGGCTACCGGCCGCAGCGCGGGGACGGCTTCTACGATTCCTACTCCAGGTCCTCCAGCGTCGACGCCAAGGCGACCAAGAACTGA